A single window of Ficedula albicollis isolate OC2 chromosome 8, FicAlb1.5, whole genome shotgun sequence DNA harbors:
- the IL23R gene encoding interleukin-23 receptor → MGLPSASRVVARDEEDEEEKIFPADSPVLLRELNNKSHYSGWVQASNALGTARSAPRLLSLQELVVPALPVAIGAHTSESSPPVTTTRWRSRTRLQNVRCQERHRATGTPTWQVEPCDTAAQEGPRRQRELQRAKPCDTAAQEGPRWQRELQSDTEFEFQARCRLGSAQSPWSAWSPPFFYRTPEAAPAAPAVWRRLGPVLPDGSREVTVLIKPEVPPSLRSPFGLQRDGRKSCSQISPSLENASPIPGDVLAGGSRRSDPANPCPSRPPQPLPARDARGRILGYAVSTERRGAAEPLCLTSGTECTVRVPPGARSLLVTARNSKGTSGPASIPLNRAAAGEEFPAPGAVEVKPENQSRVLVQWEPPQHSQSPPLWFILEWLSSSQHGQEEKFFWEKVPGQETHTYIQAEAAAGAAPRVSLYAVYPQGISNPSSSPAPAEEPHLGSTYSQMSQDDDIRVFLGLSLSVVGLSALFAIVMFKKSVRKRVKATLVSLLPKWLFEDFPHMENSTVVKSLQEKGDVPSAILQEPFLTPGDPALSEIQEVPAQERRQSLATKARAEVAEHREVPGALVAPSSPALAQLSPYKPQLCHGHAAGYVAAGVPPAESPEPEVGRLCQDYTSPAPRLWELRGAGPAQVCLLEKIHLVLNSSQAFPAPCPQPPWQPGDAPEQMLVPQEMLSCLRATHRGADTEWEGSSGRSWNWG, encoded by the exons atggggctgcctTCTGCTTCCAGGGTGGTGGCACgggatgaggaggatgaggaagaaaagatCTTCCCTGCAGActcacctgtgctgctgagagagctgaATAACAAGAGCCACTACTCGGGGTGGGTGCAGGCCAGCAAcgccctgggcactgcccgcTCTGCCCCACGGCTCCTCAGCCTGCAGGAGCTCG TTGTCCCCGCTCTGCCCGTGGCCATCGGCGCCCACACCTCGGAGTCGTCCCCTCCGGTCACCACCACGCGCTGGAGGAGCCGGACCCGGCTGCAGAACGTGCGGTGccaggagaggcacagagccACGGGCACCCCGACGTGGCAG gTGGAGCCGTGCGACACGGCGGCGCAGGAGGGTCCCCGCCGGCAGCGCGAGCTGCAGCGCGCCAAGCCGTGCGACACGGCGGCGCAGGAGGGTCCCCGCTGGCAGCGCGAGCTGCAGAGCGACACCGAGTTCGAGTTCCAGGCGCGGTGCCGGCTCGGCAGCGCCCAGAGCCCCTGGAGCGCCTGGAGCCCCCCGTTCTTCTACCGCACCCCCGAGGCAG CCCCCGCCGCTCCCGCCGTGTGGCGGCGCCTGGGTCCGGTCCTGCCCGACGGCAGCCGCGAGGTGACGGTCTTGATCAAG CCGGAGGTGCCGCCCTCCCTGAGGAGCCCGTTTGGGCTACAAAGGGACGGGAGGAAATCTTGCAGCCAGAtctctccatccttggagaaCGCGTCACCCATCCCGGGTGATGTCCTGGCTGGGGGGTCCCGGCGGTCAGACCCCGCAAATCCGTGCCCGTCTCGCCCCCCGCAGCCGCTGCCAGCCCGGGATGCCCGCGGGAGGATCCTGGGCTACGCCGTGAGCACCGAGCGCCGCGGGGCGGCGGAGCCGCTGTGCCTCACCTCGGGCACCGAGTGCACCGTGCGGGTGCCGCCGGGAGCCCGCAGCCTCCTGGTCACCGCCCGCAATTCCAAAGGGACCTCGGGCCCCGCCAGCATCCCCCTAAACCGAGCTGCGGCTGGGGAAG AATTCccagcaccaggggctgtgGAGGTGAAGCCTGAGAACCAGAGCAGGGTCCTGGTTCAGTGGGagcccccccagcacagccagagcccccCACTCTGGTTCATCCTGGAGTGgctttccagctcccagcacggCCAGGAGGAGAAGTTCTTCTGGGAAAAAGTCCCAGGGCAGGAAACACACACCTACATCCAAG cagaggcagcagcaggagctgccccccGAGTGTCGCTGTACGCCGTGTATCCCCAGGGCAtcagcaatcccagctccagcccag CCCCTGCTGAGGAGCCACATCTGGGCAGCACCTACAGCCAGATGTCCCAGG ATGATGACATCAGAGTTTTTTTGGGACTGAGCCTCAGCGTGGTGGGACTGTCAGCTCTTTTTGCAATTgtgatgtttaaaaaatcaGTCAGGAAAAG GGTGAAGGCCACCCTGGTGTCCCTCCTGCCCAAGTGGCTCTTTGAAGATTTTCCCCACATGGAGAACAGCACCGTGGTGAAGTCACTCCAG GAGAAGGGAgatgtccccagtgccatccTGCAGGAGCCGTTCCTGACCCCCGGTGACCCCGCGCTGAGCGAGATCCAGGAGGTGCCGGCGCAGGAACGGCGCCAGAGCCTGGCCACCAAGGCCAGGGCAGAGGTGGCCGAGCACAGGGAGGTGCCAGGGGCTTTGGTGGCCCCCAGCAGCCCGGCCCTGGCGCAGCTCAGCCCCTacaaaccccagctctgccacgGGCACGCCGCGGGCTACGTGGCCGCGGGAGTTCCCCCCGCAGAAAGCCCCGAGCCGGAGGTGGGAAGGCTCTGCCAGGACTacaccagccctgccccccGGCTGTGGGAGCTGCggggagcagggccagcccaggtgtgtctgcTGGAGAAGATCCACCTGGTCCTGAACAGCAGCCAGGCGTTCCCAGCGCCCTGCCCGCAGCCGCCCTGGCAGCCCGGCGATGCCCCCGAGCAGATGCTGGTCCCCCAGGAGATGCTCTCCTGCCTCCGAGCCACCCACAGGGGTGCAGACACAGAGTGGGAGGGCTCttctggcaggagctggaactggGGATAA